One Ricinus communis isolate WT05 ecotype wild-type chromosome 2, ASM1957865v1, whole genome shotgun sequence DNA segment encodes these proteins:
- the LOC107261063 gene encoding uncharacterized protein LOC107261063, translating into MTLTWDDFLSEFANKYTPPMYRDQKKMELLSLEQGYMTVSKYEMQFSRLSKYALEEVGTKDAKQRRFEKGLRMDIREKISLKPPSYSTLLEVALRVEECLIEKDAMTAKKRKMINEYEVDEVVTARVGQRVREVREVFQLVEDIVHHVLDVIGFTVDSVGDQGRYFVFIMEAPSATDIVTGKISIYGFDAYTLFDPRSTCSFISYEFALKSHNDIETLGYNICVSMPTGGTVIVDKVVKTCLVIINGNTLYANLVVIKLKEFDVILGMDWLSKNHAIVDCHPKEVVIETS; encoded by the exons ATGACCTTAACTTGGGATGACTTCCTTAGtgaatttgcaaataaatacACACCACCAATGTATAgagatcaaaagaaaatggagcTTTTGAGCTTGGAACAGGGATACATGACAGTATCAAAATATGAAATGCAATTCTCTCGATTATCAAAATATGCATTAGAAGAAGTGGGTACAAAGGATGCAAAACAGAGACGGTTTGAAAAAGGATTAAGAATGGATATTCGGGAAAAGATTTCCTTAAAGCCACCAAGTTACAGTACTTTATTAGAGGTTGCATTGAGGGTAGAAGAATGTTTGATTGAGAAAGATGCAATGACagctaagaaaagaaagatgataaaTGAATATG AGGTGGATGAAGTGGTTACAGCCAGAGTAGGGCAGAGAGTAAGGGAGGTGAGGGAGGTGTTTCAGTTAGTCGAGGATATAGTTCACCATGTGCTAGATGTAATAGGTTTCACAGTGGACAGTGTTGGGGACCAAGGCAGAtactttgtttttattatg GAAGCACCTTCTGCAACCGATATTGTGACTGGTAAAATCTCTATTTATGGTTTTGATGCTTATACGTTATTTGATCCAAGATcaacatgttcattcatttcatATGAATTTGCATTGAAAAGCCATAATGATATAGAAACCTTAGGGTATAACATTTGTGTATCAATGCCTACTGGGGGTACTGTAATTGTAGATAAGGTTGTCAAAACTTGTCTTGTGATCATAAATGGGAACACACTATATGCGAATCTAGTAGTGATAAAACTTAAGgaatttgatgttattttgggaaTGGATTGGCTATCTAAGAATCATGCTATAGTAGATTGTCACCCAAAAGAAGTGGTTATTGAGACCTCATAA